A genomic region of Thermodesulfovibrionales bacterium contains the following coding sequences:
- the ruvC gene encoding crossover junction endodeoxyribonuclease RuvC, with protein sequence MKRRERDNGSLRVLGIDPGSQICGYGIIEQDGEKGLGGYAYVASGRIELSSGSPLHIRLNEIYSALAEIIQEYRPVQAAIERVFFARSVKAALHLGHARGVSMLAATAEGLQVYEYSAVEVKKAVVGYGRAEKSQVQAMVKAILNLTTALSPDSADALALSICHLNTMKFPPYGNRNLRTALEKSKSKNSSQRTGLG encoded by the coding sequence TTGAAACGCCGAGAAAGAGATAACGGAAGTTTGAGGGTCCTCGGCATCGACCCGGGAAGTCAGATCTGCGGTTACGGGATCATCGAACAGGACGGGGAAAAAGGTCTCGGTGGCTATGCCTACGTCGCATCGGGAAGGATTGAGCTCTCCTCGGGCAGTCCCCTCCATATCCGCTTAAACGAGATATACTCGGCCCTCGCCGAAATCATTCAGGAATACCGTCCGGTTCAGGCAGCGATAGAACGGGTGTTCTTTGCAAGGAGTGTGAAAGCAGCCCTGCATCTCGGACACGCGCGGGGAGTATCGATGCTCGCGGCAACCGCTGAAGGGCTCCAGGTCTATGAGTATTCCGCTGTAGAGGTGAAGAAGGCGGTTGTCGGTTATGGCAGGGCCGAAAAGAGCCAGGTTCAGGCGATGGTCAAGGCGATCCTGAACCTCACGACCGCGCTCTCTCCCGACAGCGCCGATGCGCTCGCCCTTTCTATCTGCCACCTCAATACGATGAAGTTTCCTCCTTACGGGAACAGGAACCTGCGGACGGCGCTCGAAAAATCTAAGTCCAAAAACTCCAGCCAGCGGACCGGCCTCGGATGA
- a CDS encoding D-sedoheptulose 7-phosphate isomerase — MEEKIRKAFEESISVKERFVKENIQAIMEASKLIAEAFNDGRKLLLFGNGGSATDASHIAAEFVNRFKRERPGLPAIALNTDVAVITSIANDYDFSDIFARQLKSLADEGDVVLAISTSGNSGNILKAMDAAKRKKLKSIAFTGSKGEKFAAKADIAFVVPSDNTPRIQETHITLGHVLCQMVEEILFETPRKR; from the coding sequence ATGGAAGAGAAGATACGGAAGGCCTTTGAAGAGAGCATCAGCGTAAAGGAACGGTTTGTAAAAGAGAACATCCAGGCGATCATGGAGGCTTCGAAGCTGATAGCGGAGGCATTCAACGACGGCAGGAAACTCCTCCTCTTCGGGAACGGCGGCAGCGCCACCGATGCCTCGCATATCGCCGCAGAGTTCGTCAACCGCTTCAAGAGAGAACGCCCCGGACTTCCTGCCATAGCCCTGAATACCGATGTCGCGGTCATAACCTCGATAGCGAACGACTACGACTTCTCCGACATCTTTGCGCGGCAGCTCAAATCTCTTGCCGATGAAGGCGATGTCGTTCTTGCCATCAGTACGAGCGGAAATTCAGGCAATATTCTGAAGGCGATGGACGCCGCCAAAAGAAAGAAGCTCAAGTCGATAGCGTTCACCGGGAGCAAGGGAGAAAAGTTCGCCGCGAAAGCGGATATCGCCTTTGTCGTCCCCTCCGATAACACCCCGAGGATACAGGAGACCCACATCACGCTCGGCCACGTCCTCTGTCAGATGGTGGAAGAGATACTCTTTGAAACGCCGAGAAAGAGATAA